The following are encoded in a window of Osmia bicornis bicornis chromosome 15, iOsmBic2.1, whole genome shotgun sequence genomic DNA:
- the LOC114880569 gene encoding dnaJ homolog subfamily C member 17, which translates to MDSWMETDLYELIGASNKASTHEIKKAYRKKALSCHPDKNPNNPKAAELFHELSRALEILTDTSARAAYDKVINAKYQAKLRVKELDAKRKKLKEDLEAREDAYKRSLNSDYNIKNDKAKLQAEIERLQKEGSKQVEEEIALMKKQIAERAKGLCRECEVNGSYKIKIKWKTDQNDEYSYDTLYRILSKYGDIAALVISSTKKGRALVEYQNKNDAEMALNMEIGLTQNPLKLQKLWDTSEQTNFSPKRTVNNIANLTKSEVNQSMSDAEFEHTVLNNLRRAEEKKRSFVKSNLGEGT; encoded by the exons ATGGATTCGTGGATGGAAACAGATTTATATGAATTAATCGGTGCATCAAATAAAGCTTCGACACATGAG ATCAAAAAAGCATATCGTAAAAAGGCTTTATCTTGTCATCCTGACAAAAATCCAAATAATCCAAAAGCAGCTGAATTATTTCATGAATTGTCACGGGCATTGGAAATTCTTACCGACACATCTGCTCGG GCAGCATATGACAAGGTTATTAATGCCAAATATCAAGCAAAATTACGCGTTAAGGAGCTCGATGCAAAACGTAAAAAATTAAAGGAAGACTTGGAAGCGCGAGAAGATGCTTACAAAAGATCTTTAAATTCAGATTACaacattaaaaatgataaagctAAATTACAG GCTGAAATAGAACGCCTACAGAAAGAAGGATCAAAACAAGTAGAGGAAGAGATAGCGCTCATGAAAAAACAAATTGCGGAACGAGCGAAAGGATTATGCAGAGAATGTGAGGTCAATGGTTcctacaaaataaaaataaaatggaagaCCGATCAAAACGATGAATACAGCTACGATACGCTGTACCGAATTTTATCAAAG TACGGAGATATAGCAGCTCTTGTTATTTCCTCTACTAAAAAAGGGAGAGCATTAGTAGAGTATCAAAACAAAAATGATGCA GAAATGGCTTTAAATATGGAAATTGGGTTGACACAGAATCCATTGAAACTTCAGAAGTTATGGGACACATCGGAACAAACAAATTTCTCACCCAAACGAACAGTTAATAATATCGCTAATCTCACGAAGAGCGAG GTAAATCAAAGTATGTCTGATGCGGAATTCGAACATAccgtattaaataatttaagaagagccgaagaaaagaaaaggtcGTTCGTTAAATCGAACTTGGGCGAAGGTACTTGA
- the LOC114880566 gene encoding serine--tRNA ligase, cytoplasmic, with the protein MVLDLDLFRKDKGFDPDKIRENQKNRFKEVSLVDTVIEKDKSWRQLRHKADNLNKLKNVCSKEIGEKMKKKEAVNGDDNVPKDVFENLENLVASDLKSLTVPQIKTIRSFIDDVIRTNDKNLISTELERNLALKEIGNILHESVPISNDEEENKVEKTYGDCTQKKKYSHVDLIHMIDGIDGERGTNISGGRGYFLIGPAVFLQHALIQFALQRLFTKGYKPLYTPFFMRKDVMQEVAQLSQFDEELYKVIGKGSEQSDDKEIEEKYLIATSEQPIAAFHRNEWIPENALPIKYAGLSTCFRQEVGSHGRDTRGIFRVHQFEKVEQFCLTSPFDNKSWQMMEEMISNAEEFYKALEIPYRIVNIVSGALNNAASKKLDLEAWFPGSGAFRELVSCSNCLDYQARRLLVRYGQTKKMNASTDYVHMLNATMCAVTRVICAILEVHQTDTGIKIPDVLTQFMPTEYKNDIPFVKPAPIDETETKKQKKQKDIIPH; encoded by the exons ATGGTATTAGACTTAGATCTTTTCCGAAAAGACAAAGGTTTCGATCCAGATAAAATACGAGAAAATCAAAAGAATCGTTTCAAGGAAGTTAGTTTAGTAGATACGGTGATTGAGAAAGATAAAAGCTGGCGGCAGCTGCGACACAAAGCtgataatttaaataagttaAAAAATGTATGCAGTAAAGAAATtggagaaaaaatgaaaaagaaggagGCAGTGAATGGCGATGATAACGTCCCAAAAgatgtttttgaaaatttggaaaatttagtTGCTAGCGATTTAAAATCATTAACAGTTCCACAAATCAAAACTATTCGGAGTTTTATCGACGATGTTATTCGAACAaacgataaaaatttaatctCAACCGAGTTAGAGAGGAATCTTGCTCTCAAAGAAATAGGAAATATTTTACACGAGTCTGTACCAATTAGCAATGATGAAGAAGAGAATAAG GTTGAGAAAACTTATGGAGATTGCACTCAGAAGAAAAAATACTCTCATGTTGACTTAATACATATGATTGATGGTATAGATGGAGAACGTGGCACCAATATTTCTGGTGGACGTGGTTATTTTCTGATAGGTCCAGCAGTTTTCTTACAACATGCACTGATACAATTTGCTCTTCAGCGACTGTTTACAAAAGGTTACAAACCACTTTACACACCTTTCTTTATGCGTAAAGATGTTATGCAGGAAGTAGCACAGCTATCTCAATTTGACGAAGAATTATATAAG GTAATCGGTAAAGGCAGTGAACAAAGCGACGATAAAGAAATTGaagagaaatatttaatagcTACGTCGGAACAGCCGATAGCTGCATTTCATAGAAACGAGTGGATTCCTGAAAATGCATTGCCAATTAAATACGCAGGATTATCTACATGTTTTAGGCAAGAAGTTGGATCTCATGGACGTGATACTAGAGGCATTTTTAGAGTTCATCAATTTGAAAAA GTAGAGCAATTTTGTTTGACATCGCCGTTCGATAATAAATCTTGGCAGATGATGGAAGAAATGATTTCAAATGCAGAAGAATTCTACAAAGCTTTGGAAATTCCTTATCGTATCGTGAACATCGTGTCAGGTGCGTTGAACAATGCTGCTTCAAAGAAATTAGACTTGGAAGCATGGTTCCCAGGATCAGGGGCTTTTCGTGAACTTGTGTCGTGCAGCAATTGCTTAGATTATCAAGCCAGACGTTTATTAGTCAG ATACGGTCAAACCAAAAAAATGAATGCCAGTACGGATTATGTTCACATGCTAAATGCCACAATGTGTGCAGTCACTCGTGTTATATGCGCGATCTTAGAAGTACATCAAACCGATACCGGTATCAAAATACCAGATGTTCTTACACAATTCATGCCAACAGagtataaaaatgatattccGTTTGTCAAACCAGCTCCAATCGATGAGACCGAAacgaaaaaacaaaagaaacaaaaggaTATTATTCCTCATTAA
- the LOC114880561 gene encoding LOW QUALITY PROTEIN: proteasome activator complex subunit 4A-like (The sequence of the model RefSeq protein was modified relative to this genomic sequence to represent the inferred CDS: inserted 26 bases in 21 codons; deleted 17 bases in 15 codons; substituted 21 bases at 21 genomic stop codons), which translates to MDEVQDLFHICNYKNLGSIHFQKFIYNKLLPYVEDLETESETLLAEIKANLGRAVMCHEVWPGCYVWVNKLWHYIKLYGLKFSKEDHILFIKLLFELVTVPEIPSVSTLKCLNTLILLLVRKKLISPSELELPWQPLYKXVFTXWKQEESRPELYCFSSFIKYAIIALIDCAKVYFPCNXRATQEILDELRPTLCTLDVSTMSKSLQILQWFLPVQLPPKYHSMGYQLXFDEFMTLWEVYHTIPEWETRIIDLNGIISXLXHWIYSWEPYSPXCFTRLMQRLKISQVSYNKLQKYQXLLKXMSTSIAKWIDSSFGKDLXXMKKGIISSAQTYLEKVLKLXKTYFHPANNGCWLGTLKKFFLKLSFYFITRLNRERVRKTNVGKAPVPENTNXLNSDIDALSKVYCQXQXQLMFNKLSINEALSKRCKYLASMRPGLVIPHVLDRISSTLDSPTTESYKMIANIDFMKLXLRPMAEGSQNVNKGIYTYLEGPTHILPLLSLLLHNIDPNDPXKCFLTFRLILVYAXFIPIVDSSKATTITDEEETLSYEXASGFEYLFCSFLTNILFLDYSSLESVRLENSXGSKKRIREVTENVLYDVCVVLLMQIXDTIFERSLYKLREFITERILEINVAGRWLVAYVDYSLGVNGKETLRVLLPVLQKHFKYHRENKDIVTEDNLDERLLHAMLLLSATVNTQEQFTTYIDTXTAVLDHVLILKSKDGRDLACMLLNTILRSLSTMTPYQFKSTDRIRYWGQILDINSLSVKWYVPGKEKXDCNNRIFLKYLLPEVNKLEEYCNDCSKLTREELLISLNIVCNIIQGCDSVLPVWKEEPLSLVKASSKWRPFIPTLGIKEEXLMPDNSNVKRYIATLMSKLQSVILKNPEGITKCLRIWASLLFGTGSLFNMTRSSTKISKVMXSNGGXVVKRKGVIGACVLLRAETQHVTRSYLQIVNLTETHKQIMLQLFTLATSRYASVQWQAQYILSRAFXYFSFSWKIVTPKLLIYEEEDPKQIRMRIRVFXHILLISQETPILMKHDWNTLRAFWSALVLSKPSEELSIIRLKKDLVTFINNQFSTIAITYEMPNTCLQIAPDLWKTYPRPNLSQPTEDEIIEGLKIMQTFNESNLASYKGLVTDLLSALVETNLHWRHRLMAIKFIRHLVHPAQIYPPDVVRYFVXTLIHDSLSERNIAFRVVTCMLQQQKREHPKITIDLPVSSKKDXITKNQSKKFILGQRQDNVWLQYNYXTRPLTTEQWDEPRFIHXAYIGYYTWPKEIQVYAPSNKQPSLRSRLRXIKDHEKEINFFFNDPENIKKLIKFYSLETKKDKDKLMFXKYLLCKGLFRNHGIVFLKTLLPHLQELVVDKQEVSQXMCSEIIAGIIKRFKTWPFSMVCEMWDSLLPIIRHALINLTPETIMDWVLCFSKAQQCRDPNRQHWLLECLMEEACFGQSESSFIECGRLYTLQAVLIKQPWRVWNYYIDYXSTIEDRLLANPFENVRERLSSVLVTVFSARLRSFNASSNQLPQNTRFLDKIIPKLQLLLNDDVMKSNKEVEXLSVQIATVKLNEFEQVKNKXEEKQRTIRLLKTVCNWITNMDFFRGFICPPDVLPIFPIIYQLENCATDEELRKSCKSALAIYAQIFTLPRDIPIXFGSIEKMSKHTSWWTRSACLELLQAWVFYNMGTLLSNSTWINCIKDXVLHLLEDERVEVRKTAGKVLSGLLHCTFIPEQECLLNEFKKNAKTKLCKKEHLGSNKEGTKNNVKTDAIRIRHAAVIGMCAFIQAHPYDIPKYIPPIFEHLSPHMADPQPIPMTIKKTLDDFXRTHDGWRRMKEHTQHXTEEQLNVLQDLMMPPSHYV; encoded by the exons TTACATAAAGTTATATGGATTAAAATTTAGTAAAGAAGATCACATCTTGTTCATAAAATTACTGTTTGAACTGGTTACAGTACCAGAAATACCATCAGTTTCTACTTTAAAATGTcttaatacattaattttattattagt gagaaagaaattaatatctcCCAGTGAATTAGAACTTCCATGGCAACCACTTTATAAATAAGTCTTCACATGATGGAAACAGGAGGAAAGTCGTCCAGAACTGTATTGCTTTAGCTCT TTCATAAAGTATGCAATAATAGCTCTTATAGACTGTGCAAAGGTTTATTTTCCCTGTAA TTAACGTGCAACACAGGAAATATTAGATGAGTTAAGGCCAACTCTATGCACC CTTGATGTTTCAACAATGTCTAAAAGTTTGCAAATATTACAATGG TTTTTACCAGTACAATTACCACCTAAATACCATTCAATGGGATATCAGT GGTTTGATGAATTCATGACATTATGGGAAGTTTATCATACTATCCCAGAATGGGAAACTAGAATAATAGATTTAAATGGCATCATTAGCTAGTtgtaacattggatatattCGTGGGAGCCATATAGTCCATGATGTTTCACCAGATTGATGCAAAGGCTTAAAATTTCCCAGGTATCGTATAataaattacagaaatatCAATAATTACTGAAATAGATGTCAACTTCTATAGCAAAATGGATAGATAGCAGTTTTGGTAAAGATTtataatgaatgaaaaa GGGAATAATTTCAAGTGCTCAAACGTATCTCGAAAAAGTTCTT AAACTAtagaaaacatattttcatccTGCAAATAATGGTTGTTGGTTAGGAACATTaaagaaattctttttaaaactttcattttattttattacacgtTTAAACAG AGAGCGAGTACGCAAAACTAACGTGGGGAAAGCACCTGTTCCtgaaaatacaaattaattgaaCAGTGATATTGATGCATTGTCAAAAGTATATTGCCAGTAACAATGACAGCTAATGTTTAATAAGTTAAGTATTAACGAGGCTTTGTCAAAGCGTTGCAAATACCTTGCTAGTATGAGGCCCGGTTTGGTTATTCCACATGTTCTGGATAGAATATCTTCTACACTAGACTCCCCTACAACAGAATCATATAAGATGATTGCTAACATTGATTTTATGAAGCTATAGCTAAGACCAATGGCAGAAGGCTCTCAAAATGTAAACAAAGGT ATTTATACGTACTTAGAAGGACCAACACACATATTGCCATTGCtttctttattattacatAACATTGATCCAAATGATC AAAAGTGTTTTCTTacttttcgtcttattttagTTTATG TCTTTATACCTATTGTGGATTCCTCTAAGGCGACCACCATAacagacgaagaagaaacactcAGTTATG TAGCCTCTggatttgaatatttattttgcaGTTTCTTGACAAATATTCTCTTTTTAGACTACAGTTCTTTAGAATCAGTTAGACTGGAAAATT CTGGtagtaaaaaaagaattagagAAGTCACAGAAAATGTACTTTACGATGTGTGCGTGGTTTTATTAATGCAGA AGGATACAATATTTGAACGTTCTTTATATAAATTACGTGAATTTATCACTGAGCGTATACTTGAAATTAACGTTGCTGGACGCTGGCTGGTGGCTTATGTCGATTATTCGCTCGGAGTTAATGGCAAAGAAACCTTGCGCGTATTGTTACCTGTACTTCAGAAACATTTTAAGTATCACAgagaaaataaagatattgttacaGAAGACAATTTG GACGAACGTCTTTTACACGCAATGTTGCTGTTATCTGCAACTGTTAATACACAGGAACAATTTACTACATATATAGATA TGACGGCCGTTCTTGATCATGTACTAATTTTAAAATCAAAGGACGGAAGAGATTTAGCTTGTATGTTGTTAAATACTATTCTTCGCTCATTATCTACCATGACGCCGTATCAGTTC AAATCTACCGATAGAATTCGATACTGGGGACAAATTTTGGACATTAATAGTTTAAGTGTTAAGTGGTATGTTCCTGGCAAAGAGAA TGACTGTAATAATCGaatattcttaaaatatttattgccTGAAGTAAATAAATTAGAGGAATACTGTAATGATTGCAGTAAATTAACAAG AGAAGAATTACTGATCAGT TTAAATATCGTGTGCAACATTATCCAAGGCTGTGATTCTGTTTTACCTGTATGGAAAGAAGAACCATTGAGTTTGGTAAAGGCATCTTCAAAGTGGCGACCTTTTATACCAACGCTTGGCATAAAGGAAG TATTAATGCCAGATAATAGTAATGTAAAACGTTATATTGCAACGCTCATGAGTAAATTACAAAGTGTAATACTTAAGAATCCAGAGGGTATTACGAAATGTTTACGT aTTTGGGCTAGCCTGTTATTTGGAACAGGGTCTTTGTTTAATATGACTAGGTCAAGTACAAAGATCTCAAAAGTAATGTAGAGTAATGGAGGATAAGTAGTAAAAAGAAAGGGAGTGATAGGGGCTTGTGTATTGTTGCGTGCAGAAACTCAGCATGTAACACGTTCATATCTAcaaattgttaatttaacaGAAACTCATAAGCAAATAATGTTACAACTTTTTACACTGGCCACTAGTAGGTACGCTAGTGTACAATGGCAAGCTCAATACATTCTTTCTCGTGCTT aatatttctcattttcctGGAAAATTGTTACTCCAAAATTGCTGATATATGAGGAAGAGGATCCGAAACAGATCAGGATGCGTATAAG gGTGTTTTAACACATTTTACTTATTTCACAAGAAACCCCTATCTTAATGAAACACGATTGGAATACATTGAGAGCCTTC TGGTCGGCACTGGTTCTTTCTAAACCATCCGAAGAATTATCTATAATACGCTTAAAGAAAGACTTAGTAACATTTATAAACAATCAGTTTTCAACGATTGCTATTACATATGAAATGCCGAATACATGTTTACAAATTGCGCCTGATTTATGGAAAACTTATCCACGACCTAACTTATCTCAACCTACCGAGGATGAAATCATCGAAggtttaaaaataatgcaaacgTTCAACGAATCTAATTTGGCGTCTTACAAAGGTTTAGTAACGGATCTGTTAAGTGCTCTTGTGGAAACAAATTTGCACTGGAGACATCGTTTAATGGCCATTAAGTTTATTCGACATTTGGTACATCCAGCACAAATATATCCACCAGATGTAGTTCGTTACTTTG GGACATTAATACACGATTCGTTAAGCGAAAGAAATATTGCTTTTCGAGTAGTTACATGCATGTTGCAACAACAAAAAAGAGAACATCCAAAG aTAACTATTGATCTACCAGTGTCGTCGAAAAAGGATTGAATCACAAAA AATCAATCTAAGAAGTTTATATTAGGACAAAGACAAGATAATGTTTGGCTTCAGTATAATT GAACTCGTCCTTTAACTACAGAACAATGGGATGAACCTAGATTTATTC CAGCTTATATTGGGTATTATACCTGGCCAAAAGAAATACAAGTTTATGCACCATCGAATAAACAACCATCGCTTAGATCCAGATTACG CATTAAGGATCACGAGAAAgaaatcaatttcttttttaacgatccagaaaatattaaaaaactcATCAAATTCTACAGCCTTGAAACGAAAAAAGACAAAGACAAATTAATGTT CAAGTACCTTCTTTGCAAAGGTCTTTTTCGTAATCATGGAATAGTGTTTTTAAAAACACTT CTACCACATTTACAAGAATTAGTGGTAGATAAGCAAGAAGTAAGTCA GATGTGCAGCGAAATTATCGCTGGAATTATTAAAAGGTTCAAAACTTGGCCGTTTAGTATGGTTTGTGAAATGTGGGATTCTCTGTTACCAATAATAAGGCAtgctttaattaatttgactCCGGAAACTATTATGGATTGGGTTTTATGCTTTTCGAAAGCCCAGCAATGTAGAGATCCGAACAGACAACATTGGTTATTGGAATGTTTGATGGAAGAAGCTTGTTTCGGCCAATCGGAGTCGTCTTTCATCGAATGTGGACGT CTCTATACTTTACAAGCAGTTCTTATCAAACAGCCGTGGCGTGTTTGGAATTATTACATCGATTATTAAAGCACAATAGAAGATAGATTATTAGCAAATCCGTTTGAAAATGTGAGAGAAAGACTAAGTTCTGTTCTAGTAACAGTATTTAGTGCAAGGTTGAGGTCTTTT AATGCTTCAAGTAATCAATTACCACAAAATACAAGATTCTTAGATAAAATAATTCCAAAATTACAACTTCTTCTTAACGATGATGTAATGAAATCAAATAAGGAAGTAG ACTTATCTGTACAAATAGCTACCGTTAAATTGAACGAA TTCGAACAAGTCAAAAATAAgtgagaagagaagcaaagaACAATTCGATTACTTAAAACAGTTTGTAATTGGATTACAAATATGGATTTTTTTCGCGGTTTTATCTGCCCACCGGATGTTTTACCAATATTTCCAATTATATATCAACTAGAAAATTGTGCGACAGATGAAGAACTAAGAAAATCATGTAAATCTGCTTTAGCGATATATGCTCAGATATTTACCTTACCACGTGATATACCAAT GTTTGGAAGCATAGAAAAAATGTCGAAACATACATCTTGGTGGACAAGATCTGCTTGC TTAGAACTTCTTCAAGCATGGGTATTTTATAATATGGGTACACTGTTAAGTAATTCAACATGGATTAATTGTATCAAAG ATGTTCTACATTTGTTGGAAGATGAACGAGTAGAAGTTAGAAAAACTGCTGGTAAAGTCCTTAGT GGACTGTTGCATTGTACATTTATACCAGAACAAGAATGTCTGTTG aatgaatttaaaaagaacGCAAAAACTAAATTATGCAAAAAAGAACATTTGGGTTCTAATAAAGAAGGtacaaaaaataatgttaaaaCTGATGCCATACGTATCCGCCATGCAGCTGTAATAGGAATGTGTGCATTCATTCAAGCTCACCCATACGACATACCTAAATATATACCTCCAATTTTTGAACATCTTAGTCCTCATATGGCTGACCCACAACCTATACCG aTGACAATTAAAAAAACTCTTGACGATT AAAGAACTCATGATGGATGGAGACGTATGAAAGAACATACACAGC TTACAGAAGAGCAATTAAATGTGTTACAAGATTTGATGATGCCACCCTCCCATTATGTTTAA